From Opisthocomus hoazin isolate bOpiHoa1 chromosome 10, bOpiHoa1.hap1, whole genome shotgun sequence, a single genomic window includes:
- the LOC142362603 gene encoding olfactory receptor 14J1-like translates to MQQCDHLPSQKEQAQGRTGSHAQRKDLSNSSSITQFLLLAFADTRELQLLHFWLLLDIYLAALLGNALIIISVACDNHLQTPMYFFLLNLSLLDLASISTTVPKAMANLLWDTRTISYAGCAVQLFLVSFLVVAEHCLLTIMAYDRYIAICKPLHYRTLLGSRACVHMAVAAWSSGFLNSLLHTANTFSIPLCHGNAVDQFFCEIPQILKLSCSHSYLREAGLLGFSVSLSFGCFVFIVLSYVQIFRAVLRIPSAQGRYKAFSTCLPHLAVVSLFFSTAVFAYLKPPSISSPLLDLVITVLYSVVPPAMNPFIYSMRNQELKDALKKQIQSVVFQQQ, encoded by the exons ATGCAGCAGTGTGATCACCTTCCATCTCAgaaagaacaagcccagggcag gacaggatcccatgcccaaaGGAAAGacctgtccaacagcagctccatcacccagttcctcctcctggcattcgcagacacaagggagctgcagctcttgcacttctggctcctcctggacatctacctggctgccctccttggAAACGCCCTCATCATCATCTCTGTAGCCTGTGACAACCACCTCCAAActcccatgtactttttcctcctcaacctctccctccttgacctGGCATCCATCTCTAcgactgtccccaaagccatggccaatttgctctgggacaccaggaccatctcctatgcagggtgtgctgtccagctctttttggtttccttcttagtagtagcagagcattgtcttctgaccatcatggcctatgaccgatacattgccatctgcaaacccctgcactacaggaccctcctgggcagcagagcttgtgtccacatggcagtagctgcctggagcagtggctttctcaattctctgctgcacactgccaatacattttcaattcctctctgccacggcaatgctgtggatcagttcttctgtgaaatcccccagatcctcaagctctcctgctcacactcctacctcagggaagctgggcttcttggttttagtgtttctttatcttttgggtgttttgttttcattgtgctgtcctatgtgcagatcttcagggccgtgctgaggatcccctctgcacagggacggtacaaagccttttccacgtgcctccctcacctggctgtggtctccctgtttttcagcactgcagtgtttgcctacctgaagcctccctccatctcttccccattgCTTGATCTGGTGATTACAGTgctgtactcagtggttcctccagcaatgAACCCcttcatttacagcatgaggaaccaggagctcaaagacgcccTGAAGAAGCAAATTCAATCTGTAGTATTTCAGCAGCAGTAA